In Streptomyces sp. NBC_01717, one DNA window encodes the following:
- a CDS encoding alpha/beta hydrolase, producing MDTRRLLRTFGTLLGTAGLLISGCSSGSSTTSASSSAPAAPTELLPYYTQHLTWRDCGVSGFQCATMKAPLDYAKPGAGDIKLAVSRKKATGPGKRIGSLLVNPGGPGGSAIGYLQSYAAAGYPAPVRARYDMVAVDPRGVARSEPVECLTGPQMDAYTQVDQTPDDTAEVTQLSDSFQKFADGCEQRSGKILPHVSTVEAARDMDILRSLLGDEKLTYVGASYGTFLGATYAELFPARTGRLVLDGAMDPSLSSIEMNRDQTAGFETAFQSFAADCVKKSDCPLGTTSTADAATHLEQLFADLDAKSIPTGETRKLGESLATMGVVAAMYDESSWPQLREAIAGAQRGNGSGLLALADSYYERQANGKYANLMAANAAVNCLDSPPAFTGPSAVMQALPSFEKASPVFGKPLAWASLNCADWPVGATGAPHSIKAKGASPIVVVGTTRDPATPYKWAQSLAGQLSSGRLLTYEGDGHTAYGRGSDCIDSAINRYLLDGTPPAADKRCS from the coding sequence ATGGATACCAGGCGCCTGCTCCGTACCTTCGGCACCCTGCTCGGCACTGCCGGCCTACTCATCTCCGGCTGCAGCAGCGGCAGTTCGACGACGAGTGCGTCGAGTTCCGCGCCTGCCGCGCCCACGGAGCTTCTGCCGTACTACACCCAGCATCTGACCTGGCGGGACTGCGGCGTCTCCGGCTTCCAGTGCGCCACCATGAAGGCGCCGCTCGACTACGCGAAGCCCGGCGCCGGCGACATCAAACTGGCCGTCTCCCGCAAGAAGGCCACCGGCCCGGGCAAGCGGATCGGTTCCCTCCTGGTGAACCCGGGCGGCCCCGGCGGCTCGGCCATCGGATACCTCCAGAGCTACGCGGCCGCGGGCTACCCCGCCCCGGTCCGCGCCCGCTACGACATGGTCGCCGTCGACCCGCGCGGCGTCGCCCGCAGTGAACCCGTCGAATGCCTCACCGGACCGCAGATGGACGCGTACACCCAGGTCGATCAGACCCCCGACGACACCGCCGAGGTCACGCAGCTGAGCGACTCCTTCCAGAAGTTCGCGGACGGCTGTGAGCAGCGCTCCGGCAAGATCCTCCCGCACGTCTCCACCGTCGAGGCGGCCCGCGACATGGACATCCTGCGGTCCCTGCTCGGTGACGAGAAGCTGACGTACGTCGGGGCGTCGTACGGCACCTTCCTGGGTGCGACGTACGCCGAGCTCTTCCCCGCCCGGACCGGCCGCCTCGTCCTCGACGGTGCGATGGACCCGTCGCTCTCGTCGATCGAGATGAACCGCGACCAGACCGCGGGCTTCGAGACCGCATTCCAGTCCTTCGCCGCTGACTGCGTGAAGAAGTCGGACTGCCCGCTCGGCACCACCTCCACCGCCGATGCCGCGACCCACCTCGAGCAGCTCTTCGCCGACCTCGACGCCAAATCCATCCCCACCGGCGAGACCCGCAAGCTCGGCGAGTCCCTCGCCACCATGGGCGTCGTCGCAGCCATGTACGACGAATCGTCCTGGCCTCAGCTCCGTGAAGCCATCGCGGGCGCCCAGAGGGGCAACGGTTCCGGTCTGCTCGCCCTCGCCGACAGCTACTACGAGCGTCAGGCGAACGGCAAGTACGCGAACCTGATGGCTGCCAACGCCGCCGTGAACTGCCTCGACTCGCCCCCGGCCTTCACCGGCCCGAGCGCCGTCATGCAGGCCCTCCCGAGCTTCGAGAAGGCGTCCCCGGTCTTCGGCAAGCCTCTCGCCTGGGCCTCCCTGAACTGCGCCGACTGGCCCGTCGGCGCCACGGGCGCCCCGCACAGCATCAAGGCGAAGGGTGCTTCCCCGATCGTCGTGGTCGGTACCACGCGCGACCCGGCCACCCCGTACAAGTGGGCCCAGTCCCTGGCCGGCCAGCTCTCCTCCGGAAGGCTCCTCACCTACGAGGGTGACGGCCACACGGCGTACGGCCGCGGCAGCGACTGCATCGACTCCGCGATCAACAGGTACCTCCTGGACGGCACCCCGCCCGCCGCCGACAAGAGGTGCTCCTGA
- a CDS encoding ATP-binding protein, with protein MSDDEKNPAREIIADYAQTHFRYFRTAEGTVYAQRNGHPVARPIRSQGTTGSHRQELMVGLFKDGRGVFNGTALKEALDLIEALALSEEVQPVHIRVAPGFDGATWLDLGRDDGQSVRIHPSGWDLLTPDPREVCWRRTQLTGELPLPAKDTDGKGIDLLMRLCNFANAETECLAIAWLIGCLGPSVPVPAPFLTGPQGAGKSTGGRMLVRIIEGMSGDLRRAPKDEENLIAAVAAGWVTALDNLSHMTPDLSDAMCCIVTGAESVKRALFTDGDVFRVGYRRPLLLTGIDVGVIRPDLAERLLPLRLERPRVRRTEAELWAEYAEVLPVVLGSLLDLTVKVRAAEAETPTDLRMADFAHLCAQFDTATGLGALTAYRASLDDLNDDVIEGDLLAQTVLRHADAIAPSAAQRMTSTEWLHCLSRLYSGDELRPLPKGWPTTGKVLSDRLKRLQPTLAARGVLIDTGRTSEGRYLEMTRLTTRAPHQHEPLL; from the coding sequence ATGTCCGACGACGAGAAGAATCCCGCCCGCGAGATCATCGCCGACTACGCGCAGACGCACTTCCGATACTTCCGTACTGCCGAGGGGACCGTGTACGCGCAGCGGAACGGCCACCCCGTGGCCCGGCCGATCCGTTCTCAGGGCACGACGGGCAGCCACCGACAGGAACTCATGGTCGGCCTGTTCAAGGACGGGCGCGGCGTCTTCAACGGGACCGCGCTCAAGGAGGCACTGGACCTGATCGAAGCGTTGGCGCTGTCCGAGGAAGTGCAGCCCGTCCACATCCGCGTCGCCCCCGGCTTCGACGGGGCAACCTGGCTGGACCTGGGTCGTGACGACGGGCAGTCCGTCCGCATCCACCCTTCGGGCTGGGACCTCCTCACCCCCGACCCTCGCGAAGTGTGCTGGCGGCGCACGCAGCTCACGGGGGAACTGCCCCTGCCGGCCAAGGACACCGACGGCAAGGGCATCGATCTTCTGATGCGTCTGTGCAACTTCGCCAACGCGGAGACCGAGTGCCTGGCCATCGCCTGGCTGATCGGCTGCCTCGGTCCGTCTGTGCCCGTGCCCGCGCCGTTCCTCACCGGGCCGCAGGGCGCGGGGAAGTCCACGGGTGGGCGGATGCTCGTGCGGATCATCGAGGGCATGAGCGGTGACCTGCGCCGGGCGCCGAAGGATGAGGAGAACCTGATCGCGGCTGTGGCGGCTGGATGGGTTACGGCCCTGGACAACCTCTCCCACATGACGCCGGACCTGTCCGACGCGATGTGCTGCATCGTGACCGGCGCCGAGAGCGTCAAGCGTGCCCTGTTCACCGACGGGGACGTGTTCCGCGTCGGCTACCGCCGACCCCTGCTGCTGACCGGCATCGACGTCGGCGTCATCCGCCCCGACCTTGCGGAACGGCTCCTGCCGCTGCGCTTGGAGCGGCCCCGCGTCCGGCGCACCGAGGCGGAACTGTGGGCGGAGTACGCGGAGGTTCTGCCTGTCGTTCTTGGCTCGCTTCTGGACCTCACGGTCAAGGTCCGTGCGGCCGAGGCGGAGACCCCCACCGATCTACGGATGGCGGACTTCGCGCACCTCTGCGCGCAGTTCGACACGGCGACCGGCCTCGGGGCGCTCACCGCGTACCGGGCGAGTCTGGACGACCTGAACGACGACGTGATCGAGGGCGATCTCCTCGCGCAGACCGTCCTCAGGCACGCCGACGCCATCGCGCCGAGCGCGGCGCAGCGGATGACGTCCACCGAGTGGCTGCACTGCCTCAGTCGCCTCTACAGCGGCGACGAACTGCGTCCCCTGCCCAAGGGTTGGCCGACCACCGGCAAAGTCCTCTCCGACCGGCTCAAGCGCCTCCAGCCGACGCTGGCCGCTCGCGGCGTCCTCATCGACACGGGCCGCACCAGCGAGGGCCGCTACCTCGAAATGACCCGCCTGACCACCCGGGCCCCGCATCAGCACGAGCCGCTGCTCTGA
- a CDS encoding tyrosine-type recombinase/integrase yields MSPRRPNMESSIYFGTDGWWHGRVTMGVKNDGSPDRRHRRAKAEPEIKRKVRELERLRDQGRAPTAGRKPTVAKWMETYLTDIASLKLKPRSLDDYWSKTRNDIIPGVGQHRIDKLRPEHLERMYRAMLDAGHAPSHVVKVHRILSRALKIAHRRRIIAENVATLVDPPSVDETEANPFTKEEAKAFLEAAAKRPTSMRWIVGVGMGFRQGETLGLRWSYVDLEAELFRPEWQLQRLTWRHGCGEAHACGARLHRFDPCPPACTTHKGYKRGCPKPCAKTCTSHASACPQRKGGGLVFTRPKTKKSRNAVPIPPVFIPFLHDHKARQEAMRAAAGELWQEYDVVFSRPDGRPLDPRADYEEFKELLGEAGIDDRRLYDGSRHTAGTILNELGVDMPTIMEILRHTQISQTRRYVKGRSHLSKDAMRRMGEFFVPAPPEPDPGPTETRTETADTRAARARRRRRIQ; encoded by the coding sequence ATGAGCCCGCGAAGGCCCAACATGGAATCGTCCATCTACTTCGGCACCGATGGCTGGTGGCACGGTCGCGTCACGATGGGCGTGAAGAACGACGGCAGTCCTGACCGCCGCCATCGCCGTGCCAAGGCCGAGCCCGAGATCAAGCGCAAGGTTCGTGAGCTGGAAAGGCTGCGAGATCAGGGCCGTGCGCCGACTGCGGGCCGGAAGCCGACTGTGGCGAAGTGGATGGAGACCTATCTCACCGACATCGCGAGCCTGAAGCTCAAGCCGCGGTCCCTGGACGACTACTGGTCCAAGACCCGTAACGACATCATTCCGGGGGTCGGTCAACACCGGATCGACAAGCTGCGACCCGAGCACCTGGAGCGGATGTACCGGGCCATGCTCGACGCCGGCCACGCTCCCTCCCACGTCGTGAAGGTGCACCGCATCTTGTCGCGGGCTCTGAAGATTGCCCACCGCCGGCGCATCATCGCGGAGAACGTCGCCACCCTCGTGGACCCCCCGAGTGTCGACGAGACGGAGGCCAACCCGTTCACCAAGGAAGAGGCCAAGGCATTCCTCGAAGCAGCCGCGAAGCGGCCCACCTCCATGCGGTGGATCGTGGGCGTCGGCATGGGGTTCCGGCAGGGAGAGACCCTCGGTCTCAGGTGGTCGTACGTGGACCTGGAGGCGGAGCTGTTCCGTCCCGAGTGGCAGCTTCAGCGCCTCACCTGGCGCCACGGCTGTGGCGAGGCTCACGCATGCGGCGCGCGTCTTCATCGCTTCGATCCCTGTCCGCCGGCCTGCACCACGCACAAGGGCTACAAGCGCGGTTGCCCGAAGCCTTGCGCCAAGACGTGCACGAGCCATGCGAGCGCGTGTCCGCAGCGCAAGGGGGGCGGTCTCGTCTTCACGCGCCCCAAGACGAAGAAGAGCCGGAACGCCGTTCCGATTCCACCTGTCTTCATTCCTTTCCTTCACGACCACAAGGCCCGGCAGGAAGCGATGCGGGCCGCAGCGGGCGAGCTGTGGCAGGAGTACGACGTCGTGTTCTCACGGCCGGATGGACGCCCGCTTGACCCACGCGCCGACTACGAAGAGTTCAAGGAACTGCTCGGGGAAGCTGGAATCGACGACCGCCGCCTGTACGACGGCAGTCGCCACACGGCCGGCACGATCCTGAACGAGCTGGGCGTGGACATGCCCACGATCATGGAGATCCTTCGGCATACCCAGATCAGTCAGACGCGGCGGTACGTGAAGGGGCGGTCCCACCTGTCGAAGGACGCCATGAGGCGAATGGGCGAGTTCTTCGTTCCCGCGCCCCCGGAGCCGGATCCTGGCCCCACTGAGACCAGAACTGAGACCGCCGACACTCGCGCGGCCCGCGCTCGACGGCGGCGCCGCATCCAATAA
- a CDS encoding bifunctional DNA primase/polymerase translates to MTQPADIRGERLHTARSLAASGVPVLPLRAGKVPFGNCRRCADNACGGRPNMKIPGPCSCPNPCHGWAAATTDLGVIISPTWVRAWREAAGVAYYPGGAGLTVVDLDNAEAVAWARATLPATRTVPTTRGEHWLYQGAMQSSNAVRPGVDIKSTMAYARWLGPGLGTITALLDVVRALAVKEAPTVRPAAITVPALVGSGECPHRTPAYLNRGIAMAEQRITEARSAVHATVYRTFLAVLSTHARCGCLTEAHIARLFTAAQAKGESPRHCTDAWTNALTRLGL, encoded by the coding sequence ATGACCCAACCGGCCGACATTCGGGGAGAGCGCCTGCATACCGCTCGTTCCCTGGCAGCCTCCGGCGTGCCCGTGCTGCCGTTACGAGCTGGGAAGGTGCCGTTTGGCAACTGCCGCCGCTGCGCCGACAACGCGTGCGGTGGTCGGCCGAACATGAAGATCCCCGGCCCCTGCTCCTGCCCGAACCCGTGCCACGGCTGGGCCGCCGCCACCACCGACCTCGGCGTCATCATCTCGCCGACCTGGGTCCGAGCGTGGCGGGAAGCGGCCGGGGTGGCCTACTACCCCGGAGGTGCCGGCCTCACCGTCGTGGACCTCGACAACGCGGAAGCCGTCGCGTGGGCCCGTGCGACCTTGCCCGCCACACGAACCGTGCCGACGACCCGGGGTGAGCACTGGCTCTACCAGGGCGCCATGCAGTCCAGCAACGCCGTACGGCCCGGCGTGGACATCAAGTCCACGATGGCCTACGCCCGGTGGCTGGGGCCCGGCCTCGGCACCATCACGGCACTGCTGGACGTCGTCCGCGCGCTGGCCGTGAAGGAGGCCCCCACGGTCCGACCGGCGGCCATCACCGTGCCCGCACTGGTCGGGAGCGGGGAGTGCCCCCACCGCACGCCGGCCTATCTGAACCGTGGCATCGCCATGGCAGAGCAGCGCATCACCGAGGCCCGCAGTGCGGTGCACGCCACCGTCTACCGGACGTTCCTCGCCGTGCTGTCCACGCACGCCCGGTGCGGCTGCCTCACCGAGGCCCACATCGCGCGGCTGTTCACGGCCGCGCAGGCCAAGGGCGAATCGCCCCGGCACTGCACCGATGCGTGGACCAACGCCCTGACCAGGTTGGGACTGTGA
- a CDS encoding helix-turn-helix domain-containing protein: MSTAIAAPVDRLLYKPEEAAEALAVGRSTVYELMAEGALKYIKLGRTRRIRRADLEAYVENLTPLSN; encoded by the coding sequence ATGAGCACCGCGATTGCCGCCCCCGTCGACCGACTCCTGTACAAGCCGGAAGAGGCTGCCGAGGCCCTCGCCGTCGGCCGGTCAACCGTCTATGAACTGATGGCCGAAGGGGCCCTCAAGTACATCAAGTTGGGCCGTACGCGTCGCATCCGGCGTGCGGATCTCGAAGCGTACGTGGAGAACCTCACCCCGCTGTCCAACTGA